The following is a genomic window from uncultured Draconibacterium sp..
TTGGCCTCACCTCGTTTACCGTTGAGCAGCGAACAAAAGAAGTGGGTGTACGCAAAGCGCTGGGAGCTTCCGGGTACAGTATTTTTTATCTGATTTCGAAAGAAATCGTTGTACTGGTTTGTGTGGCGACCCTTGTGGCCTGGCCGCTTATTTACTGGGTGGCTACCAATTGGCTGCATAATTATTACTACCGCATTCAGCTTGGTGTGTTTGAGTTTATTATTGGTTTTGTTGTGGCTATTTCAATCGCACTGCTCACCATTAGTTATAAAACGCTGCAAACACTACGTATAAATCCGGCGCATACGCTTCGGTATGAATAGGGGAGCCCGTCCCCCTTGGCGAAGGGGGATTTAGGGGGATTGGCAATATGTTGCGTAACTTAACCAACCTAATCCTCCGCCCGCTAATGGCGGACACCTCCTTTTTTAAAAGGAGGACGCGGCTAAAGCGAGATTGCTTCAGTCGTTCTTCGTTTGCGCTTACAATTTTTACCACCCCCCCGCTGTAAACGCGGTTCCCCCCTCCTGGCAGCTACCCTTTATACACATCTTTTAAGAACTTCATTGCGACAAGGTATCCCTCATATTTAGTATTAAAGGTATCAAGTCCATTTTTCATTGATATGTAGCCTGGTGGGCCATGAGACTTATATCCGCTCCAGCCACTAAGCCGGGCTATTGCCCATGCACACCATGCTAAACTTCTGGAGGGATATGGGTTTTGTTGTTTTTTCGTTTTTCCTTCTATTTCATTTTTTAGTAATAACTCTATAAACTCTATTTGCTGTTGGTTAAATATCAGTTCAGCGTTTAATGCTTCTTTCTTGTTGAGCGATAATTTAAGCACCATTATTGTTAATGCAACCTGAAGTGCCATAACAACCTGTTTCTTTAATGCAGCACCGGTTTCAAGCTGTGAGGCTTCAAGCTCAAAGCCTTTACTTTTCATTATTCTGAAGAGTTCTTCAATAAACCACCTGTTACCGTACCACTCCAAACATTTCATTGCATGGTCAACCTCTGTTATTGGGTGCGTAGTCAATAACCTCCAAACTATTGGAGATTCTGCTCTGGGCACTGTCTTTGGCTGTTCACGGGCTTCAATAGCCCATAATTCAACATATTCAGGAAGATTCTTATCATGTAGTTTTTCTGGCCTTTTTATTTTAAGCTTTACATATTTTAAGGACATTTTTGCTGTCCGGGCTTTTCGTTTTTTATTTCCTTTAATTTCTAAATCGTAAACAGCTTTTTGTTCCTGTTGCGATAACTTTTCATAAAGTTTCACATCCTCTCCTGCCAATTTTCGGTTTATTCTTGAACGCACGAGCAAGTGTGTGCGTTCTTCTGGGATAAGGACAAACTCACTAAAAATATCAGACTCCCTGTCTCCGATAACAGTTAACATTGGTGCTTTGTCTAAAACAGATTTTGTTTTTCGGGCGCTTTCAATCCAGCGGTATGATTCCTTTTCTGTGATATCTTGTTTCCAATAACTTCGTTCAAATTTATCTTGTTTGTCCCAGTTGCGGTTCCACAAATCAATGCTTGACAAGCCGATAGGCAGTTTATCCTTTTCGTTTATCACCAACATCGGATGGCAAAAGAAACCTGCATTATCATTTTTTGTTACCGGACCAATATCCTTGTCCTTTTTCCCAATCCGTTGTAGGTGGCTGGTAAAGTTAAACTCTGTTGTATCCTGGATACAAAGAAGATGAGTAGAACCTTGGTTGGCTTTACAATTAGAAACTACACCTTCTGTTAATTCAAAATGGCTGAAACTATTATTCCCAAACATACGATATGCTCCTATCTTTTCGGTATTCGTTGTACAAAATTTATTGACAGTAACTTTACCGAAGGTAAGCATATCTGACATAATTTTATTGGCTCGTTTTTCGATTCGGATATCTGGGAGAAATCCATCGAAGAACCTCTTAAACTCTCTGACTATCACGACTTTAAGATAGTGATAATTGTCAGAGCCTGCAAGATTAAAGCACTGTATTACTGATAGTTAGGCAATGTTTTATCAACAATAAAATGTTAGCTCAACAATAAATCAAAGAACGTATATTTGTGTATAAAGGGTAGTCCTGGCAGGAGGGGAAATTGGGCTTATGGTAGATTGGTTTTGTCATTGAGATATGAAGGTGAGCACGAACGTTTCTCCTCCTCCGAGGAGGAGTACGCCCCGACGAGTCGGGGTGGGAGGTGGTGTCGGGCAGCGGACAATGAATTAATTCATTCCCGCACGATTCACAACTGTCCGCTGCCTTAACTTGCTAACAAATGTGTCATTACGACCCCAATGAGTGAAACGAATTGGAAGAAGCAGTCTTCCTAATCTATTGAACCATAACAATATTTTTCGTAACTTTTGTTCACCAAAACAACACAAGTGCATTTTTACAATTTTACATATACCCATTTCGTTTGGTTGTACCTGCCAATGCTAGATGTAAATTGCCGAATTGCTATGCAAAAATGTATGCTATCGCAGTTGATAGATTGTGTCTTTCCCAAAAAATGCACCCTTTCGCATGCTACAACCAGTATTTTCCCAAAAAAGTGGTGCCTTGCGCATGCGATAACCCATGTTTTTTACAGAAAGTGGTCCCTATTGCATGCGATAGGCAATGGTTTTGCAAAAAAATGGCCTCCGGTAACTGCGATAGGTAGTGTTTTCGGACAAAAATGCCCCTTTTCGCATACGATAAGTAGTGTTTGTTCAAATAAATGGTGTTTATCGCACATACTGAACCCCCTGCTATTACTAATGTTTAGACCGTTTATCGAAGGTTTACGCAGTTGTTTAAGAGAAATTCCTCCGGAATTACAATTCAATAGAGTATTAATCAACCCGGATACTTTCCAAAAATGGAACAACCCCCGGGACTAAAATTTATGAATTATGCCATACAGACGTATGCCAGTTTCTATTATCGACAGAAACAAAGTGCTGGAAAAAACCAGCGAAAAATCAAGCAGTACGCCCGCTGAACAATGGGCGATAAGTACCGAAACGCAAACCCGGTTAACTACCCTTTACCCGGCTTTCCGCCAGGAGATGGCAGAGCGGCAGGAGCAGTTTGCAAAACAAGCCGAGGCTACCGAAATGGAAAATGCACAGCAAGTGGTGTTGCGTCGTTGCGTGTCGCATTTTTTCCAGGTTTTTAATTTAGCTGTTGAGCGCGGCGTGTTTCGTGCGTCGGATCGTTTGTACTACGGACTGAATGCCAACCAGAGCGAACTGCCCAAATTAAGTACCGAGCAAGACCTTACCACCTGGGCACTTAACCTGATGCTGGGCGAGCAGAAACGTACACAACAGGCCGATCCCGAGGCTGCGGAGCCGGTGCCCATGAGCAACCCGTCGGCAGCCGAAGTGCAGGCCGAACTGACGAAGTACACCGAGCTAAGTAGCGCACAGTCGGCCGAAAAGCAGGCTTTTGATGCCGAAAACAAAGATGTGCTGGATATGCTGCCCGAAATTGACGAGCTGATACGTGATATTTACGACGAGGTAGAATTTTACTACCGCAAAGAAACACCGGCCAACCGCCGTAAACTGGCCCGCCAGTGGGGCGTGGTTTATGTATCGCGGCCGGGCGAAGAACCCGATGAAGAGGTGGCGGTGGAAGAATGATTCCGCTGCTAAAACCAATAAAACGAAAGGCTGTTCCGGAGGGCAGCCTTTTGTTTTTCCATGGCAGTATTTAGTGTCGCTGCCACCCCTCCTGGTCGGAGGGGAAACGTTCGAGGTAAGTTTTTCTATAATCATGAATTGAAATGCGTTCATTTCTCCTCTTAGGCGGAGTACCGCTGATGGAGTGCAACGGAATCAGTGGGGAGGTGGTGCCTGTATTATTGCTCCATCAGCTCGCAGCTTTCTTTCATCTTTAATCAACCATCCTTTTATCCTGCTCGTAACTCGTAACTCGCGTCTCGTGTCTCGTTTTACAACTTTTACCTCGTTTTCTTTTATGTTAGATAAACAAATGTTACTTTAGTGGCTCATAACCCGGTCACAGCGAGGAAGATTCAAGATGTTGGAACGTGCCCCAGGAAAGCTGCTATTTATCCGTTTGTAAATACTTATAAATGTTTACAAATACTTGTAAATGGATATGTTGCTGAAAACAAATGTTTGATACCGAAGAATAAAAACCGAAGCTATAAGCGAAATAAGTGTAGTACATATATACGTACGTTAACGTGAATTTTAACAAACCGTACCATCTAACATAAAGTATAAAAATGAAATTTAAAAAAGTACAATTTGATGAAAAAATAACTTCCAAAATTGGTTTGAAAGAAGTAAATATTGACCGTTTAGGACAAATAGTTGCCTTAGTTGGTAAAAATGGTTCCGGCAAATCAAGATTATTAAAATTGATTAATGAGAATTTTGGTAGTTTAATGACCAACAATGATTTTATAAATGACGATTTCAGCCTCGAGATATCGAAGAAAAATAAATTACTTTCATCAAAACAATCATATAAGGAGGAATTGCGTAGAGTAAAAAAAGAAATAATAAGGATCGAAAGTCAATTAAAACGTTATCCCAATAATGCTAATGGAAAAAAGAAATTAATTGAATTTCAAAAAGAAATTGAAAATTACAATCTTAAAATTCGAGAAATTAATAGCGAAATAACAAAACTTAATAAAGTAGAGCGAAATGTAAATTCAATCAAGGAGAAGTATTTAAAAATAATAAGACATGAAGAAGTAAAAGAACTTCAAACAGCTATTAATACAACAGCTGAAGACAATGTTTCATTTGAGAACCTAATTACAAGCGTAAGCGAAAATCTAGAATATAATGAACTAAATAGTTTATATAAAACTTCTTTTGAGTTTTTAAAAAATCTTCCACAACAGCTTGTTAAAGATAAACTTTACAATTTTAAAAATGATAAAGACTTTAAAAAACAATTGTCATCTAAAAGGTTTTCTGCATTTAAAGAGATATTTGAAAATATTTTTGGAAAAGAATTAGATTGGGATTCAGATGTAATTAGCTTAGAGCAAGTTCACGATTCAGTCAATGGAAATATGGTTGGTTATTTCACTGTTAATGGTATGAAATTTAACTATTTGCAGTTTTCAGATGGTGAAAAGATTTTATTCTCATATGTTTTAATGTTTTTTCTAATGTCTCAAAATAAAAATCTTAGATTTAAGGACAGTATAATTGTGATTGATGAGCCAGAATTACATTTACATCCAGATGCCGAAATTGATTTGATTAATGGTATAAGAAACATTATATCTAAAAATGGACAATTATGGATTGCAACTCATTCATTAAATATTATATCACATTTAAATTTTGATGAAATATTTGTTTTGAAAGATGGACAAATTTTTCATCCATCGAGATCAATACAACATGACGCATTAAAAGAACTTTTAAAAATCGATGATAGAATTTTTAAATTGTCCGAATTCATAAATTCAATTACAGAATGGACATTTACACAATTTATTACTGAGTGTTTTATAAATCCAGAAGTAATTGAGTCTTCTAATAAAAATGACCCACAAATAGAATCATTTATAAACTTCTTGAAAACATTAAAAGATGAGAAAAAGACTTTTTTACTAGATTTTGGAGCAGGAAAAGGACGATTGGTTGAACACGTACTATCAGGTGTGAATGTAGTTAATAAAATCGAGTATTGCGCTTTAGAGCCAGATATAGATTGCCACAAATCATTAATATCGAAAGGTGTAAAGTCTATCTTTTCTTCTCACGATGATTTACCATCTGAGACTTTTGATATAATAATATTATGTAATGTTCTGCATGAGATAAAACTTGATAATTGGATGTATATTCTTAATAAGATTATTAACTCATTAAGCAACTCTGGATATCTAATGATTATAGAGGCTAAAACTTTATCAAAAGGAGAAAACATAGAGGATATTGGTTATTTATTATTAGATGAATCCGAGTTGTCAAAGTTATTTAATATTACACCTCCCTTAATAAATCTTGCAAATAACGGATCTCAAGATAAAATTACCAGTGTGGTCATCTCAAGTAAAGATTTAAAATATGTAACGATTGAGAATCTTCAAAATACTTTAGAATTTTTAGGTAAGAACACTCTTGAAAAGATAATTAATTTAAGAAAAGAGAATTATGAAAATGTGAATATAAATTCAATAGGACGAAAATCAGCTTTTTATTCTCAATTGCATATTAATTCGAAGATTGCACTTATGCATATAAATAAAATGGAGAATCAAAACTAAAAAAACTCACGGTAACATTTTATATATTGCATAGCGGTTTTTGTGGTGTGCGTAGCTCGGATTCACGCTTGATTGTCCTACGTCCTTCGGACGGACAATCACCCGCAATCCGCTACGACAACATATAATTTTCCGTTAGCGAAAAATCCGGTAGTGAACGGTAAAAATTTAAATCCGGCATGAATTAATGTTGTAAGTTCTCCTGAATTCGGTTATTGTAAATTGTAGATAAAAGAAAAGAAAGGGGAAAGCTCTATGGACGCTTTTTGAAGATGATTGATAATTTACAAACCCCTAAACACAAAACCAATCATAAATACAGAAGTCGCTTTCCCCTGCCTGAAGTTAGCAAAGCCAATACCAAAATTTAATAAGGTTGATATTTAGATGCTTAACAAAATGTTCAATTATTTGGGTGTCTCTATTTGGGAATTATTTCCGACGATGGTACAGAAACAGGAAACAGACAGGTGTGATAATATTTCTATTACCGTGCTAATTCTTCATCCGTTAGCTCGAAACTTGCTGCTTCTTTACTCCTAATCAATAATTTTTTGATTCGGATTGCCGTGGTCATACCCGGCAACAGACAATGAATTATTTCATTCTTGTACGACTCGTTGTTGCCGCAGCTTTAATTCTACAAACTCCCGGGCGAGGATTTCTTCAGGTCGTCCAAAATATCGCGGACATAGCTTATTGTTTAATCATTTGTATCGTTATCGGCTTAAATGATATCGATACTAAACAGTTAATTCGGTTGTTGCCCAGAAAAAAAGAGTGGTATTGTTTTTCCCGGATCAGGGCTCTTCCAATTTGCCAAAATTATGCTATTACGACTATCTCTGGTTAACACAGTTGAATCATTAAATGCAACATTTGACTCACTAATGAGTTTGTTGGTGTGGAGATTCATTATTTCGCATTTTAAATTGTACATAAACAATAGTATCTTGGTCAATTCTTCCCGGTTTGTTGATTAGGTGATACGTAAGGGAGCAGTTCTTTTTAATTGAGATACGAATATTGAAGAAAAATACAGATTACGATGAAAACACGAAAGTTAGGAAAGAATGGTTTTGATGTTAGTGAAGTTGGTTTGGGAACCTGGCAGATTGGAGCCGATTGGGGGAAGAATTTCCCGAGCGAAAAGGCATTGGATATTTTAACCACAGCGGTAGAAAACGGAACTACTTTTTTTGATACCGCTGATGTTTATGGCGCCGGACAAAGCGAAAAATTTATCGGTGAGTTTTTAAAGCAAACGGATAAAGCTATTAGAGTGGCTACCAAGTTTGGGCGTGGCGGTGATGTATTTCCCGATTCGTATTCAAAAGATGCCATGCGAAAATCGATTGAAGGATCTTTGTCGAGGCTGGGAGTGGATGCGCTGGATTTATTGCAACTCCACTGTATTCCGACCACAGAATTGCAAAAAGGCGATGTTTTCGATTGGCTGCGCGATTTTAAAAGCGAAGGACTGATTAAAACTTTTGGTGCGAGTGTTGAATCGGTAGACGAAGGATTGTTATGCCTGGAGCAGGAAGGAATACAATCCTTACAAGTAATATTTAATATTTTCAGGCAGAAACTGGTAACCGGATTATTACCGCAGGCCGAAGCAAAAGGAGTAGGTATTATTGTACGTTTGCCGCTGGCCAGTGGTTTGCTTACCGGGAAGTTTAGTAAAAATACGACCTTTGAGAAAAACGATCATAGAAACTTTAATAAAGATGGCGAAGCGTTTAACGTAGGAGAGACCTTTGCCGGCTTGCCATTTGAAAAGGGTGTTGAACTGGCCGATGCATTAAAAAGCTTCGTTCCCGATGATATGAATATGGTACAGTTGGCACTGCGATGGATTCTCGACCACAAAGCTGTTTCAACAATTATTCCCGGAGCAAGTTCTCCTGCACAGGTAACAGGAAATAGTGCTGCTTCTGACCTGGCTCCGTTGACGGATGAACTTCATGCTAAACTGTCGGAATTTTACCTGTCGCGTGTTCACGATTCAATTCGTGGTGTATACTAAAATTTTGTGGAGACTGTAGTTTGTAAAATGTTACAGCGGTAGAAAATAAAAAGGCCGTTTCTGAATCAAGTTCTTGAAACGGCTGTGTAACCCTGTAAGTAAAATGTGTTATTATTTGGTTGCAAAAGTTGCGAAAGTAGTTCGTAGTCATTAACATTTACTCCTCAGAACTTTTGGCAAAATAGTTCAGGGCAATTTCGTCAAATGAATTTTTACAATGTGGTGATTTTAGTATTTCAACTAATACGAGATAATCAACTAAAGGTTAACCGACTCATGCTACTTTGTTTTTCTTGTGTTTTGTTTCCCTGATTTCCGTCATTTCAAAAACGACTTGTAAAAGGTTGATTTACCTCTATATTTTTGTACCTTGAAAAGCAAACAGATAGCAACAGACAAGATGAAACTATTACTTGAAAATATAAAGGAGCTGGTACAGGTGGAAGATCAGCCTGTAATGTTCAGAGCCGGAAAAGAAATGGCAACGGTGAATACCATAAAAAATGCTTTTCTGATTATCCGCGATGAGGTGATTGAGGAGTTTGGCCCAATGGAGGAGCTGAAAGATAAATATTTTGATGATGATTTGTTGATTGAGATCGATTGTTCGAATCGGCTTGTTTATCCAAGTTTTTGCGATTCGCATACACACCTGGTTTATGCGGCACCTCGCGAAAAAGAATTTGTAGATCGGATAAAAGGCCTGTCGTACGAAGAGATTGCCCGCAGGGGAGGTGGTATTTTGAATTCGGCGAAACTACTACATGAAACCTCGGAAGAAGAACTTTACGAAAGCGCCATGGAGCGTGTTTGGGAGATCGTTAAATTGGGAACCGGTGCGGTTGAAATAAAAAGTGGTTACGGGTTGAATACTGAAGATGAATTAAAAATGCTGCGTGTTATTCAGCGTATAAAGCAGTCGGCTCCCATTTGTGTACGTGCCAATTTTTTGGGGGCACATGCCATCCCGCTGGAGTATAAAAATAATCCGACTGAATATGTCGATATCATTATCAATGAAATGATTCCGCAGGTGGCAGCAGAAGAACTGGCCGACTTCATTGATGTGTTTTGCGATCAGGGATTTTTCTCGGTAGAAGATACTGAACGCATTCTTATGGCCGGAATGAAATACGGGCTACGACCAAAAATTCATGCCAACGAACTGGGGTTAACCGGTGGTATTCAGGCCGGGGTGAAATACAATGCCCTTTCGGTTGATCATTTGGAATATGTGGGTGACGAAGAAATTGCTGCGTTAAAAGACTCGGAAACAATGCCCACCGTTTTGCCGGGAGCTGCATTCTTTTTAAATATGAAATTATCTCCGGTGCGCGAAATGATAGAAGCCGGTTTGCCGGTGGCACTCGCATCCGATTTTAACCCGGGATCGTCGCCAAGTGGCAATATGAGTTTGATATCGGCAATGGGCTGCATAAACTTTAAAATGTTGCCTGAAGAAGTGATAAATGCCACCACGCTAAACACGGCCTACGCCATGGGGATTAGTGAAAGTTACGGCAGCATTGCCCGGGGAAAGATTGCGAATTTGTTTATTACCAGTGAAATCCCGGGAATTGAATATTTGCCATATGCATACGGTTCAAACTTGGTAGAAACGGTGATTATTAACGGCGAAATTCAAAACTTCTAGGTTTCGACAAAACTCAACCTAACTATTTAGAATCACTGTGAAAAATCATTAGGGAAATCTATTTCAATTTATACATTCGCATAAATTGTCATTTTTACGAGTAGGAATCTGTTACAAAACGAAGAGATTTCTCTCTGTGTTTGAAATGATAGAAAACCGAAACGAAATGAAAAAAATAATTGAATGCGTCCCGAATTTCTCTGAAGGGCGCGATATGAGTATAATCAAGGAAATTACCAATGCCATAGAAAGTGTGGCCGATATTAGCTTGCTTGATGTTGATCCTGGAAAAGCGACCAACCGCACAGTGGTAACATTTGTAGGTACGCCTGATGATGTGATTGAGGCTGCTTTTCGCGGAATAAAACGTGCTGCCGAGTTAATCGATATGAGTCAGCACCATGGTGAGCACCCGCGTTTTGGCGCTACCGATGTTTGTCCGTTGGTACCTGTAGCAAATGTTACCATGGAAGAAGCCATTGAGTATGCCCGCAAACTGGGACAACGAGTAGGTGAAGAATTGGGAATCCCGGTGTTTAGTTACGAGTTTGCTGCATTTAAAGAAGAGCGCCGCAGTTTGGCAAATTGTCGCTCGGGTGAATACGAGGCATTAAAGGAGCGCATTACTACAGAAAAGTGGAAGCCTGATTTTGGCCCCAATGAATGGAGCGAGAGAGTGGCAGGAAGTGGGGCAACAGCTATTGGAGCACGTAACTTTTTAGTGGCTTACAATATTAATCTGAATACAACCTCAATACGCCGGGCGAATGCCATTGCGTTCGATATTCGTGAGGCAGGACGTGTAAAACGCGAGGGAAATCCAATTATAGGTAAAATTGTAACCGATGAAAACGGTGAGCCGGTTCGTATTCCGGGTAGCTTGAAAAAGACCCGTGCCATTGGTTGGTATATCGAAGAATATGGTATCGCTCAAATTTCCATCAACCTGACAGATATTACGGTAACGCCCGTGCATGTGGCTTTTGATGAAACCTGCAAAAAAGCCACCGAACGCGGAATTCGTGTGACTGGTTCAGAGTTGGTTGGATTAATTCCGCTACAAGCGATGTTGGATGCCGGGAAATATTTCCTGCGTAAACAAGAACGCTCAACCGGAATATCGGATGAAGAGATTATAAAGATTGCCATCAAGTCATTAGGACTTGAAGAATTGGCTCCCTTTGATCCAAAAAAGAAAATCATTGAATATGTGATTGAAGATAAATCGGCGAAAAAGCTGGTTGATATGACTTTGACGCAGTTTAAAGATGAAACTGCATCTGAATCTCCGGCTCCGGGCGGTGGTTCTATTTCTGCTTATGTTGGTGCGTTGGGCGGTGCTTTGGCTGCCATGGTTGCTAATTTATCGGCACATAAACGGGGCTGGGACGAGCGTTGGGAAGAATTTTCTGACTGGGCAGAAAAAGGAAAATATTACCATACCGCTTTATTGAATTGTGTGGATGAAGATACCGATGCTTTCAACAAGATTATGGCAGCTTTTGGATTGCCAAAATCAAGTGATCAGGAAAAAGCGGAAAGAAAACAGGCCATTCACGATGCTACTAAAAATGCCATTGAAGTGCCGTTAAAAGTAATGCAACTGGCGCACGATTCACTGGAAGTAATACAGGCCATGGCAGAAGTTGGAAATCTGAATTCGGTTTCCGATGCCGGGGTCGGAGCGTTGTGCGCACGCACAGCTGTTGAAGGTGCTTACCTGAATGTAAAAATCAATGCAGCAGGTTTTGCTGATGCCGAGTTTTTGAGTGAGGCTTTATCAAAGGCAGAACACTTATTGAAAGCTGCAAAAGAAAAAGAATCCGAAATTCTGAAGGTGGTCAATAAAAAGATTGAAGGATAACTTAGTTTGTCATTTCGAAGGAGGAACGACTGAGAAATCTGTAACTCTGCCGAATTTAGTTACAG
Proteins encoded in this region:
- a CDS encoding IS4 family transposase, which codes for MSDMLTFGKVTVNKFCTTNTEKIGAYRMFGNNSFSHFELTEGVVSNCKANQGSTHLLCIQDTTEFNFTSHLQRIGKKDKDIGPVTKNDNAGFFCHPMLVINEKDKLPIGLSSIDLWNRNWDKQDKFERSYWKQDITEKESYRWIESARKTKSVLDKAPMLTVIGDRESDIFSEFVLIPEERTHLLVRSRINRKLAGEDVKLYEKLSQQEQKAVYDLEIKGNKKRKARTAKMSLKYVKLKIKRPEKLHDKNLPEYVELWAIEAREQPKTVPRAESPIVWRLLTTHPITEVDHAMKCLEWYGNRWFIEELFRIMKSKGFELEASQLETGAALKKQVVMALQVALTIMVLKLSLNKKEALNAELIFNQQQIEFIELLLKNEIEGKTKKQQNPYPSRSLAWCAWAIARLSGWSGYKSHGPPGYISMKNGLDTFNTKYEGYLVAMKFLKDVYKG
- the hutI gene encoding imidazolonepropionase; translation: MKLLLENIKELVQVEDQPVMFRAGKEMATVNTIKNAFLIIRDEVIEEFGPMEELKDKYFDDDLLIEIDCSNRLVYPSFCDSHTHLVYAAPREKEFVDRIKGLSYEEIARRGGGILNSAKLLHETSEEELYESAMERVWEIVKLGTGAVEIKSGYGLNTEDELKMLRVIQRIKQSAPICVRANFLGAHAIPLEYKNNPTEYVDIIINEMIPQVAAEELADFIDVFCDQGFFSVEDTERILMAGMKYGLRPKIHANELGLTGGIQAGVKYNALSVDHLEYVGDEEIAALKDSETMPTVLPGAAFFLNMKLSPVREMIEAGLPVALASDFNPGSSPSGNMSLISAMGCINFKMLPEEVINATTLNTAYAMGISESYGSIARGKIANLFITSEIPGIEYLPYAYGSNLVETVIINGEIQNF
- a CDS encoding aldo/keto reductase; amino-acid sequence: MKTRKLGKNGFDVSEVGLGTWQIGADWGKNFPSEKALDILTTAVENGTTFFDTADVYGAGQSEKFIGEFLKQTDKAIRVATKFGRGGDVFPDSYSKDAMRKSIEGSLSRLGVDALDLLQLHCIPTTELQKGDVFDWLRDFKSEGLIKTFGASVESVDEGLLCLEQEGIQSLQVIFNIFRQKLVTGLLPQAEAKGVGIIVRLPLASGLLTGKFSKNTTFEKNDHRNFNKDGEAFNVGETFAGLPFEKGVELADALKSFVPDDMNMVQLALRWILDHKAVSTIIPGASSPAQVTGNSAASDLAPLTDELHAKLSEFYLSRVHDSIRGVY
- the ftcD gene encoding glutamate formimidoyltransferase; translated protein: MKKIIECVPNFSEGRDMSIIKEITNAIESVADISLLDVDPGKATNRTVVTFVGTPDDVIEAAFRGIKRAAELIDMSQHHGEHPRFGATDVCPLVPVANVTMEEAIEYARKLGQRVGEELGIPVFSYEFAAFKEERRSLANCRSGEYEALKERITTEKWKPDFGPNEWSERVAGSGATAIGARNFLVAYNINLNTTSIRRANAIAFDIREAGRVKREGNPIIGKIVTDENGEPVRIPGSLKKTRAIGWYIEEYGIAQISINLTDITVTPVHVAFDETCKKATERGIRVTGSELVGLIPLQAMLDAGKYFLRKQERSTGISDEEIIKIAIKSLGLEELAPFDPKKKIIEYVIEDKSAKKLVDMTLTQFKDETASESPAPGGGSISAYVGALGGALAAMVANLSAHKRGWDERWEEFSDWAEKGKYYHTALLNCVDEDTDAFNKIMAAFGLPKSSDQEKAERKQAIHDATKNAIEVPLKVMQLAHDSLEVIQAMAEVGNLNSVSDAGVGALCARTAVEGAYLNVKINAAGFADAEFLSEALSKAEHLLKAAKEKESEILKVVNKKIEG
- a CDS encoding AAA family ATPase; the protein is MKFKKVQFDEKITSKIGLKEVNIDRLGQIVALVGKNGSGKSRLLKLINENFGSLMTNNDFINDDFSLEISKKNKLLSSKQSYKEELRRVKKEIIRIESQLKRYPNNANGKKKLIEFQKEIENYNLKIREINSEITKLNKVERNVNSIKEKYLKIIRHEEVKELQTAINTTAEDNVSFENLITSVSENLEYNELNSLYKTSFEFLKNLPQQLVKDKLYNFKNDKDFKKQLSSKRFSAFKEIFENIFGKELDWDSDVISLEQVHDSVNGNMVGYFTVNGMKFNYLQFSDGEKILFSYVLMFFLMSQNKNLRFKDSIIVIDEPELHLHPDAEIDLINGIRNIISKNGQLWIATHSLNIISHLNFDEIFVLKDGQIFHPSRSIQHDALKELLKIDDRIFKLSEFINSITEWTFTQFITECFINPEVIESSNKNDPQIESFINFLKTLKDEKKTFLLDFGAGKGRLVEHVLSGVNVVNKIEYCALEPDIDCHKSLISKGVKSIFSSHDDLPSETFDIIILCNVLHEIKLDNWMYILNKIINSLSNSGYLMIIEAKTLSKGENIEDIGYLLLDESELSKLFNITPPLINLANNGSQDKITSVVISSKDLKYVTIENLQNTLEFLGKNTLEKIINLRKENYENVNINSIGRKSAFYSQLHINSKIALMHINKMENQN